CTGATTTATTAATAACACTAATTGCTAAAGCGAATTCGCCACGAGTTTTAAATGGATCTTGAATACCAACACTCCATGGGGTTCCATCGATTTTTGTACCAAGAGTTAATATGTTTCCTCCAAGATTTATAAGTGCACTCTTAATGCCATTTTTAATCATTACATTTTTGACTTCATCTGCAGCATATCCTTTCGCAATACCTCCAACATCAATTTCTTGTTTCTTATTTTTTAGAAAAATAGATCTATCGTTTTTATCTATTACTATGTCCTTGTAGTTTACAATTTTAAGCTTCTCCTTAACTTCATTACTACTCGGGATCTGTTGCCCTTCTTTTCCAATTCCCCATAATGCAACTATAGGTTTTATTGTTATATCAAAAGCTCCTTCCGATAACGTACAATACTTTATCGCCTTTTGAATAACATAATAAGTATCATTACTAACTATTTGTGGCTTATTTCCAGCATTTATACTTATTTTTGAAATTTCACTTTCTTCTTTAAATACCGACATCTTGTTATCTATCTCACAAACCTTTATAATAGATTCTTCAATAGCTTTTGTTGCTTTCTTTCCATATACTTTTAACTGGTTAGAA
This window of the Clostridium estertheticum genome carries:
- a CDS encoding FAD:protein FMN transferase, with amino-acid sequence MLIIDNVLIIIIALIFIILILIFITGNNKKSYIVRKFYSLGTSNQLKVYGKKATKAIEESIIKVCEIDNKMSVFKEESEISKISINAGNKPQIVSNDTYYVIQKAIKYCTLSEGAFDITIKPIVALWGIGKEGQQIPSSNEVKEKLKIVNYKDIVIDKNDRSIFLKNKKQEIDVGGIAKGYAADEVKNVMIKNGIKSALINLGGNILTLGTKIDGTPWSVGIQDPFKTRGEFALAISVINKSVVTSGNYERYFEVEGKRFHHIINPSTGYPSESDIVGATIISDNSIDGDGLSTGVYIMGVQKAIKLIEEIEGVDAILITKSKEIYVTSGMKGKFTITSHEFVYKNRI